In Solenopsis invicta isolate M01_SB chromosome 9, UNIL_Sinv_3.0, whole genome shotgun sequence, the sequence TTCGCTCTTGTATATTACGCGATATGTACGTGTCTTTCATCCTACGAGATGTATCGCTCAATCCTGACCTTACGCGTTTTGTCGCGTAGCTAAACATTCAACTGAGCGCTTTGACAAAtggtaaaattgtttttcactTAATTTCCAGTTCTAAATGCTTGGAAATTCATCTTTCGCTTAATAAAAAACTTGGCAAAAAACTGATATTAAATTCACGATCAATTTAATTCCGATAAAACCGAGAATATTCTGTTTCTCTGCCACATTTGATTAGTAATAATtgagaataaaaaattggaatccGTCTTGACATTTTAAACATAGAATACAAGCAAACTAATACTTTGTGTAAATTGGAAGACTTACCAAGCACTGTAGCACAGGCTGCTCCTTACGTATCGGATCTGTGACAACTTGGCATGACATTCTCtagtatgaaaaaaatacatagagttCCAATGGCACTTTTCATGGTTCCAAAGttccttataaaaataacaaaatctacattttttatccccaaaaaacaaaaattaaaaaacgtcTTGACTTCGCGATCTAACGCATTTCCTTCTCTAAGTACAcggaaacaataaatattagtacattTGACAAGAGTTCCAGTTAGTATTATCAGAATTCTatcgataattataatttaaaaaattcacacaTTTCTttgtagtaaaatattaaacatacgaCACTTGGGCAAAAAGGTCGTGCTGCTTATTTATCGCAATTCCAGCGAAAGTTTTCGCCAGTTATGGAAGAGTTCCatgctttaaaattatttttaaaaataatcccggcgattgtatttcttaaaataattttttaatatgtacgaACTAAGCCAACACGACAATTGGACAAAAAGTGTCGTGCTGCCTATTATgagaacatttaatattataatacaatattaaaatattgcacgGCATATTCCAATGGAATCCAATAAAGTCCGGCGTAGTCAGATGATAGTCCGCGAGATCCACGATGAAATCCGATGAAGTACGATGAAGTCCGACGTAGTTCAATAAACTCCATAACTCCGTAAAGGTCGAATGAAGTTCAGCGTAGTCCATGAAGTCTAGTAAAATCCAATGAAGACCAACATAGTTCGATAAAATCCATGACAATCTGTGTAATCTAGCGACAGTTCGTAAAGTCCGATAAATTCCGGTGAAATCCGATAAAATACAGTCTAGTCTGCAAAGTTTGgtaaaatccaataaagtcccaCGAAGTCTACTGAAATCCAGtaaagtccgataaagtccagCGTATAAGTCAATgaagtatgtaaaatttgatgaaGCCTGGCGAAATTCAATGAAGTTCGATAAAGTTCGATGAAATCCATGACAGTCGCGGTAGTCCGGTGAAGTCTTGAAGTCAGAAGTCCGATGTAAACCTATTTTCTGGGTTTTTATTACCTTGcattaaatgctaaaatgtatcttaaaaacaaaatgttgaaaaataaaaatgctggaaagtaaaaatgctgaaaagtaaaaatgctgaaaagtaaaaatgctgaaaaataaaaatgctgtaAAGTTCAATGTAAGTTATCGGTAATCATACAATAcaacacattttaatttaacaaatttttaaagttaaattactaataaaaaattcgattctttatattaaaattacttataaGATTATTTCGAATCTTGTAGGTACTTGTTTGTAAGATTCGAAACTAACTAGGAAAGATAGATTACTTCGCACAAAGTTCGATAAAGTCCAGTAAAATCCGATGATGTCCGATGATGTTCTTTTCTGTGAAGCCTGGTGCAATCCAATGAAGTTTCATGAACGCCGATAAAATCCGATAAAATCCAATGAAATTCCACAAACTCTGATAAAGTCCGgtaaaatccaataaagtccgaCGAAGTCCAATGGAATCCGATGTAGTATAATAAAGTATACGATAGTTTGACAAAGTCCAATAAAGTCTAGTAAAATCCAGTAGAGTCCCACAAAGTTCGATGAAATCCGGCAAAATCCTACAAAGTTCGATAAAGTCCAGTGAAATCCGATGAAGTCTAGTCCTATTCGTGAGGTTTggtgaaatttaatgaaatccCATAAACGCCAATGAAATCTGGTAAAATCCCACAAAGTCTGATAAAGACTGATGAAATCTAATAAAGTCCAGCGTAGTCTACAAAGTCCGGTAAAATCCAGAGAAGTCCGACGAAGTCCACTGGAATTCAATGTAGTCTGATGAAGTCCATGATAGTCCGACAAAGTCTGATAAAGTTCAATAAATTCCAGAAAAATCCCACGAAGTCTGATGAAATCCGGTAAAATCCCACGAAGTTCGATAAAGTCCAGTAAAATCCGATGAAGTCCAGTCCTATTTGTAAAGCCTGGTGAAATCCAATGAAGTTTCATGAACGCCGATAAAATTCGATGAATTCCAATGAAATCCCACAAAGTCTTATAAAGTTCggtgaaatccaataaagtccagCGTAGTCTACAAAGTCCGGTAAAATCCAGAGAAGTCCGACGAAGTCCACTGGAATTCAATGTGGTCTGATGAAGTCCATGATAGTCCGACAAAGTCTGATAAAGTTCAATAAATTCCAGAAAAATCCCACGAAGTCTGATGAAATCCGGTAAAATCCCACGAAGTTCGATAAAGTCCAGTAAAATCCGATGAAGTCCAGTCCTATCTGTAAAGCCTGGTGAAATCCAATGAAGTTTCATGAACGCCGATAAAATCCGATGAATTCCAATGAAATCCCACAAAGTCTTATAAAGTTCggtgaaatccaataaagtccagCGTAGTCTACAAAGTCCGGTAAAATCCAGAGAAGTCCGACGAAGTCCACTGGAATTCAATGTGATCTGATGAAGTCCATGATAGTCCGATAAAGTCTGATAAGGTTCAATAAATTCCAGAAAAATCCCACGAAGTCTGATGAAATCCGGTAAAATCCCACGAAGTTCGATAAAGTCCAGTAAAATCCGATGAAGTCTAGTCCTATCCGTAAAACCTGGTGTAATCCAATAAAGTTTCATGAACGCCGATAAAATCCGATGAATTCCAATGAAATCCCACAAAGTCTTATAAAGTTCggtgaaatccaataaagtctAGCGTAGTCTACAAAGTCCGGTAAAATCCAGAGAAGTCCGACGAAGTCCACTGGTATTCAATGTAGTCTGATGAAGTCCATGATAGTCCGACAAAGTCTGATAAAGTTCAATAAATTCCAGAAAAATCCCACGAAGTCTGATGAAATCCGGTAAAATCCCACGAAGTTCGATAAAGTCCAGTAAAATTCGATAAAGTCCAGTCTTATCTGTAAAGCCTGGTGAAATCCAATGAAGTTTCATAAACACCgataaaatccaataaaatccaataaaatccCACAAAGTCTGATAAAGTCCGatgaaatccaataaagtccgaCGAAGTCCAATAGAATCCAATGTAGTATAATGAAATCTACGATAGTTTGACGAAGTCCAATAAGTCTAGTAAAATCCACTAAAGTCCCACAAAGTTCGATGAAATCCGGCAAAATCCTACAAAGTTCGATAAAGTACAGTAAAATCCGATGAAGTCCAGTCTTATCCGTGAGGCCTggtgaaatttaatgaaatccCATAAACGCCGATAAAATCTGGTAAAATCCCACGAAGTCTGATAAAGTCCGATGAAATCTAATAAATTCCAACGTTGTCTACAAAGTCCGGTAAAATCCGATAAAGTCCAACGTAATCTACAAAGTTCAATATAATCCAAAGAAGTCCGACGAAGTCCAATAAAGTCCAGTAAAATCCAGTAAAGTCTCTCAAAGTTCGATGAAATCCGGTAAAATCCTACAAGGTTCGATAATGTCCAGTAAAATTCGGTGAAATCCAGTCCTATCCGTGAAGCTTGgtaaaatccaataaagtcccaTGAACGCCGATGAAATCCGGTGAAATTCCACAAAGTCTGATAAAGTCTggtgaaatccaataaagtccagCGAAGTCCATGAAGTTCGgtaaaatccaataaagtccgaCCAAGTCCAATGGAATCCGATGTAGTCCGATAAAATCCAGGAAAGTCCCACGAAGTCCgataaaatccaataaaatttgAAGTTCAATAAAATTCGGTGAATTCTAATAAAGTCCCAGAAAGTCCAGTAAAGTCAAGTGAAATCCGATGAAGTCCAGCCCTCTCGTAAAGTCTGGTGAAATCCAACAAAGCCCCACAAAATCCACTGAAATCCGGTAAAGTCCAATAAAGTCCAGCACATAAGTCAATGAAGTATGTGAGATTTAATAAAGTCTGGCGAAATTCAATGAAGTTCGACAAAGTTCGATGAAATCCATGATAATCTGTGTAGTCTGGTCCAAAGTCTTGAAGTCAGAAATCCGATCTAAACCTATTTTCTGAGTAGTTATCTCCTTGcattaaatgctaaaatgtatcttaaaaacaaattgctgaaaattaaaaatgctgaaaagtaaaaatgctaaatataaaaatgctgaaaaataaaaatgctgtgAAGTTCAGCATAAGTTATCGGTAATCATACAGtacaacatattttaatttaataaattaatttttacagttGGTTTACTAGTAAAAAATTcgatactttatattaaaattacttataaGTTTATTACGAATCTTGCAGGTACTTGTTTGTAAGATTCAAATCTAACTAGACAAGATGGATTACTTCGCAAGTAtactttataaaacattaattttttataagtccAATTAAATCCAACGTAGGTCATAAAATCTGGTAAAATCCAATGATGTTCTACAAAGGCCGATAAAAACCGATATAGTCCGTggaagtccgatgaagtccagcGTAGTCTATAAAGTCCGTGAAGCCCATGACAGTCCACGAAGTCTTATAAGTCCggtaaaatcttataaaatccaAAAAAGTTCAGTATAGTTCATGAAGCCCGGTAAAGTCCAGTAAAATCCAATAAAGTACCACGAAGTTCGATAAagtaaagtaaaaattcaatcaagtcCAGCCCTATCCGTGAAGTCTGGTAAAATCCAATGATGTTCCACAAAGTTTGATGAAATCCAATAAAATCCTACAAAGTCTGAAAAAGTCCGGTGAAACCTGATAAAGTCCAGCGTAGTCTACAAAGTCCGGTAAAATCCAGAGAAGTCCGACGAAGTCCAATGGAATTCAATGTAGTCTGATGAAGTCCATGATAGTCCGACGAAGTCTGATAAAGTTCAATAAATTCCAGAAAAATCCCACGAAGTCTGATGAAATCCGGTAGAATCCCACGAAGTTCGATAAAGTCCAGTAAAATCCAATGAAGTCCACTCCTATCTGTAAAGCCTGGTGAAATCCGATGAAGTTTCATGAACGCCGATAAAATCCGATGAATTCCAATGAAATCCCACAAAGTCTTATAAAGTTCggtgaaatccaataaagtccagCGTAGTCTACAAAGTCCGGTAAAATCCAGAGAAGTCCGACGAAGTCCACTGGAATTCAATGTAGTCTGATGAAGTCCATGATAGTCCGACAAAGTCTGATAAAGTTCAATAAATTCCAGAAAAATCCCACGAAGTCTGATGAAATCCGGTAAAATCCCACGAAGTTCGATAAAGTCCAGTAAAATCCGATGAAGTCCAGTCCTATCCGTAAAACCTGGTGTAATCCAATAAAGTTTCATGAACGCCGATAAAATCCGATGAATTCCAATGAAATCCCACAAAGTCTTATAAAGTTCggtgaaatccaataaagtccagCGTAGTCTACAAAGTCCGGTAAAATCCAGAGAAGTCCGACGAAGTCCACTGGAATTCAATGTGGTCTGATGAAGTCCATGATAGTCCGACAAAGTCTGATAAAGTTCAATAAATTCCAGAAAAATCCCACGAAGTCTGATGAAATCCGGTAAAATCCCACGAAGTTCGATAAAGTCCAGTAAAATCCGATGAAGTCTAGTCCTATCCGTAAAACCTGGTGTAATCCAATAAAGTTTCATGAACGCCGATAAAATCCGATGAATTCCAAGGAAATCCCACAAAGTCTTATAAAGTTCggtgaaatccaataaagtccagCATAGTCTACAAAGTCCGATAAAATCCAGAGAAGTCCGACGAAGTCCACTGGAATTCAATGTGGTCTGATGAAGTCCATGATAGTCCGACAAAGTCTGATAAAGTTCAATAAATTCCAGAAAAATCCCACGAAGTCTGATGAAATCCGGTAAAATCCCACGAAGTTCGATAAAGTCCAGTAAAATCCGATGAAGTCCAGTCCTATCCGTAAAACCTGGTGTAATCCAATAAAGTTTCATGAACGCCGATAAAATCCGATGAGTTCCAATGAAATCCCACAAAGTCTGATAAAGTTCggtgaaatccaataaagtccagCATAGTCTACAATGTCCGGTAAAATCCAGCGAAGTCCGACAAACTCCAATGGAATCCAACATAGTCTGATGAAGTCTATGATAGTTCAACAAAGTCCAATAAAGTCTggtgaaatccaataaagtcccaTAAAGTCCAATGAAATTCAGTGAAATTCATTGAAATCCCACGAAGTTT encodes:
- the LOC120358716 gene encoding uncharacterized protein LOC120358716, coding for MLDSIGVCRTSLDFTGHCRLCWTLLDFTELYQTLWDFIGTHRILSAFMKLYWITPGFTDRTGLHRILLDFIELRGILPDFIRLRGIFLEFIELYQTLSDYHGLHQTTLNSSGLRRTSLDFIGLCRLCWTLLDFTELYKTLWDFLGIHRILSAFMKLYWITPGFTDRTRLHRILLDFIELRGILPDFIRLRGIFLEFIELYQTLSDYHGLHQTTLNSSGLRRTSLDFTGLCRLRWTLLDFTELYKTLWDFIGIHRILSAFMKLYWITPGFTDRTGLHRILLDFIELRGILPDFIRLRGIFLEFIELYQTLSDYHGLHQTTLNSSGLRRTSLDFTGLCRLRWTLLDFTELYKTLWDFIGIHRILSAFMKLHRISPGFTDRSGLHWILLDFIELRGILPDFIRLRGIFLEFIELYQTSSDYHGLHQTTLNSIGLRRTSLDFTGLCRLRWTLSGFTGLFQTL